The Staphylococcus simiae genome includes the window TGATCAATTAATGGCACACAAAGACCATTTGGCAATGGTTGAAACATTAAATAACGGTAAACCAATTCGTGAAACAACATCAATTGATATTCCTTTTGCAGCAAGACATTTCCACTATTTTGCTAGTGTTATTGAAACTGAAGAAGGTACTGTGAATGATATTGATAAAGATACGATGAGTATTGTACGTTATGAACCTATCGGTGTCGTAGGTGCAGTTGTGGCATGGAATTTCCCTATGTTGTTAGCAGCATGGAAGATTGCGCCTGCCATCGCCGCTGGTAATACCATTGTCATTCAACCTTCATCATCAACACCATTAAGTCTCTTAGAAGCAGCTAAAATTTTCCAAGATATATTACCTAAAGGGGTTATTAATATCTTAACAGGTAAAGGGTCAGAATCAGGTAATGCTATTTTCAACCATGAAGGTGTAGATAAATTATCTTTCACAGGCTCAACAGATGTAGGTTATCAAGTTGCTGAAGCGGCTGCTAAACACCTTGTCCCAGCGACGCTTGAACTTGGTGGTAAGAGTGCAAATATTATCTTAGATGATGCTAATCTAGATTTAGCTGTTGAAGGCATTCAATTAGGTATTTTGTTCAATCAAGGTGAGGTATGTAGTGCGGGATCACGCTTACTTGTGCACGACAAAATTTATGATCAATTAATACCTCGATTAGAAGAAGCCTTTTCAAAAATAAAAGTGGGCGATCCATTAGATGAATCAACGCAAATGGGTAGTCAAACTGGCCAAGATCAACTAGAAAAAATACAATCTTATGTTGATTATGCGAAACAATCTGGCGCCAATATTCTTACTGGGGGTCATCGTGTAACAACTAATGGTTTAGATAAAGGTTATTTCTTTGAACCGACGCTAATTGCAGTAGAGAGTAACGAACATAAATTAGCACAAGAAGAAATTTTTGGCCCAGTATTAACAGTAATTAAAGTGACTGATGATCAACAAGCCATAGATATTGCCAATGATTCAGAGTATGGTTTAGCAGGTGGCGTCTTCTCACAAGATATTACGCGTGCATTAAACATTGCGAAAGCTGTGAGAACAGGACGTATATGGATTAATACGTATAATCAAGTCCCAGAAGGTGCACCATTTGGCGGTTACAAGAAATCTGGTATTGGTCGCGAGACATATAAAGCAGCATTAAGTAATTATCAACAAGTTAAAAATATCTATATTGATACAAGTAATGCATTAAAAGGGTTGTATTAAGTCGATTAATCATACGTTTGAATTTTAATGACGAAGAGCCTGGGACATTAAGTTCTTGGTGAAAGTAAAAAAGACAATTTCTATTGAAAATTGATAGAAATTGTCTTTTTCATTATTAATTTTGAAATAAACAGCTCCTTGAGCTGCTAGCTTCCTTATGTTAACTGCCATTAATACAAATCCAAGTTCACGTTTAACCTTATCGAGTCCTCGAACTGACATTCGAGTGAACCCCAAAATAGCCTTCGTGAATCCAAAAACAGGTTCTACGTCAATTTTTCTTTGACTATAGATTTTTTTCGTTTCTGGCTCAGAAAGCTTTTGATTTACTTGAGATTTAAAATACTCCCAATTATAATTCTTCATTATTTTTTTATTTGTTTTTGACTTTGATTTCATACATTGATGTTTGAGTGGACAATCTGTACAATCATCACATTCATATAATTTAAAATCTCTTTTGAATCCATATTTATCATTACGATAAGCATATCGTTTAAATCCTAATCGTTTTTGATTTGGACAAATAAATTCATCGTTGATTTCATCATAATCCCAGTTCTGAGTATTAAAAATGTCACTTTTAAATTTTTTAGTTTTATCTTTAATAAACATTCCATATGTAATCAATGGTGTTCTATTAAAATCATCGATAATAGCCATGTAATTTTGTTCACTACCATAACCAGCATCAGCGACAATATACTCAGGTAAATAACCGTAGGTTTCTTTAATTAAAGTTAAAAATGATATTAAAGTTCTAGTATCTGTTGGATTTTGGTAGACATTATATGATAAAACAAATTGCGAATTTGTCGCTATTTGTAAATTGTATCCTGGTTTAAGTTGTCCATTTTTCATATGATCTTCTTTCATTCTCATAAAAGTAGCGTCATGGTCTGTTTTAGAATAACTATTACGGTCTTGAAGAATTGCTTTTTGTTCTTCGTACTTCGACTTTCGGTCAGAATAATCATCAAATTTCTTTTTAACTTTTTTTATTTTAGTTCTTTTTTGACGAGTTTGCTTTCTTAGTTCTGGTTGTGTTTCATTATCAATTTGTTGATTTAAATCTTCGATTTCTTTATCCAAGTGACTACCGATTAAATCAATATCTTCTTTTGATAAATCAGTATCTTTATCTTCTATAATCTCTGGTATAATTTTATCCTTTACTAATTCTTGATAGATTGTTTTTGAATTTTCGTTTATATCTGTTTCATAATTTAAAATACTTTTCTTCCATACGAACGTATATCTATTGGCATCAGCTTCGACTTTGGTTCCATCGATAAAAATAGCTTGGTCATCAATAAGATTTTGCTTTAGACACTGACTATGAAATTGGATAAATAAAGATTCAATTAAGGCATCTGTTTTAGGATTGACTCTGAATCGATTAATTGTTTTATATGAAGGTGTTTGATTTTGAGACAACCACATCATACGAAGACTATCATTGAGTAATCTTTCTATTTTTCTTCCAGAATATACAGATTGTGTGTAGGCATATAGAATAATTTTTAACATCATTTTTGGATGATATGAAGTCGCACCACGATAATGTTTGAATTCGTCGAATTCTCTATCTGGTATGCTTTCAACTATGTCATTAACGTATCTTGAAATATCATTTTGAGGAATTTTTACTGAAGTTTCCATTGGTAGTGTAAGTTGAGTCATGTTATAATCTTTATACATAAGACACCTCGTTAATTTGGTTTATTGGTATTTATTAAATTATACGAAAGTGTCTTATTTTTTTGAAGTATTTACATGTAAAATTACATAAAAAACGAAGTATTGTAGTGAAGACTCCTGAGGGAGCAGTGCTAGTCGAAGACTACAGGCTGAGACAGCACCCTAGGAACGCGAAACTACAATACGGAGTATTGAACATAAAGAAGCACAAAGACGATTTAACAATAAAATCATCTTTGTGCTATTATTTTTGGGATTTATGTCCCAGCCTCTTTATTGGTTCCCTATTTTTCAGAACTGATAAATAAAAAGTGAATAGTTTAAAATATAAATTATATATCAGTCCAATTTGGGAGA containing:
- a CDS encoding aldehyde dehydrogenase family protein, whose protein sequence is MTVNIQDYIAQDYGLFINGEFVKGSSNDTIAVTNPATGETLSHITKATNEDVDTAVKAAQNAFESWSLTSKTERAQLLRQIGDQLMAHKDHLAMVETLNNGKPIRETTSIDIPFAARHFHYFASVIETEEGTVNDIDKDTMSIVRYEPIGVVGAVVAWNFPMLLAAWKIAPAIAAGNTIVIQPSSSTPLSLLEAAKIFQDILPKGVINILTGKGSESGNAIFNHEGVDKLSFTGSTDVGYQVAEAAAKHLVPATLELGGKSANIILDDANLDLAVEGIQLGILFNQGEVCSAGSRLLVHDKIYDQLIPRLEEAFSKIKVGDPLDESTQMGSQTGQDQLEKIQSYVDYAKQSGANILTGGHRVTTNGLDKGYFFEPTLIAVESNEHKLAQEEIFGPVLTVIKVTDDQQAIDIANDSEYGLAGGVFSQDITRALNIAKAVRTGRIWINTYNQVPEGAPFGGYKKSGIGRETYKAALSNYQQVKNIYIDTSNALKGLY
- a CDS encoding IS1182 family transposase; this translates as MYKDYNMTQLTLPMETSVKIPQNDISRYVNDIVESIPDREFDEFKHYRGATSYHPKMMLKIILYAYTQSVYSGRKIERLLNDSLRMMWLSQNQTPSYKTINRFRVNPKTDALIESLFIQFHSQCLKQNLIDDQAIFIDGTKVEADANRYTFVWKKSILNYETDINENSKTIYQELVKDKIIPEIIEDKDTDLSKEDIDLIGSHLDKEIEDLNQQIDNETQPELRKQTRQKRTKIKKVKKKFDDYSDRKSKYEEQKAILQDRNSYSKTDHDATFMRMKEDHMKNGQLKPGYNLQIATNSQFVLSYNVYQNPTDTRTLISFLTLIKETYGYLPEYIVADAGYGSEQNYMAIIDDFNRTPLITYGMFIKDKTKKFKSDIFNTQNWDYDEINDEFICPNQKRLGFKRYAYRNDKYGFKRDFKLYECDDCTDCPLKHQCMKSKSKTNKKIMKNYNWEYFKSQVNQKLSEPETKKIYSQRKIDVEPVFGFTKAILGFTRMSVRGLDKVKRELGFVLMAVNIRKLAAQGAVYFKINNEKDNFYQFSIEIVFFTFTKNLMSQALRH